A window from Balearica regulorum gibbericeps isolate bBalReg1 chromosome 1, bBalReg1.pri, whole genome shotgun sequence encodes these proteins:
- the TMEM47 gene encoding transmembrane protein 47 — translation MASAGSGMEEVRVSVLTPLKLVGLVCIFLALCLDLGAVLSPAWVTADHQYYLSLWESCRKPGNLDSWLCESTLHSDWQIATLALLLGGAAIILIAFLVGLISICVGSRRRFYRPVAVMLFAAVVLQVCSLVLYPIKFIETVSLKIYHEFNWGYGLAWGATIFSFGGAILYCLNPKNYEDYY, via the exons ATGGCTTCGGCCGGCAGCGGCATGGAGGAGGTGCGCGTCTCGGTGCTGACCCCGCTGAAGCTGGTGGGGCTGGTGTGCATCTTCCTGGCGCTGTGCCTGGACCTGGGAGCCGTGCTGAGCCCCGCCTGGGTGACGGCGGACCACCAGTACTACCTGTCCCTCTGGGAGTCCTGCCGCAAGCCCGGCAACTTGGACAGCTGGCTCTGCGAGTCGACGCTGCACAGCG ACTGGCAGATAGCTACTCTTGCTTTGCTGTTGGGTGGTGCTGCCATCATTCTCATAGCTTTCCTGGTTGGGCTGATCTCTATCTGCGTGGGATCTCGGAGGCGGTTCTACAGACCGGTTGCAGTCATGCTCTTTGCTGCAG ttgtTCTTCAGGTGTGCAGCTTAGTCCTTTACCCAATCAAGTTCATCGAAACAGTCAGCTTGAAAATATACCATGAGTTCAACTGGGGCTATGGCCTGGCTTGGGGTGCAACTATATTTTCATTTGGGGGTGCCATTCTTTATTGCCTGAACCCTAAGAACTATGAAGACTATTACTAG